From the genome of Triticum aestivum cultivar Chinese Spring chromosome 3B, IWGSC CS RefSeq v2.1, whole genome shotgun sequence, one region includes:
- the LOC123064596 gene encoding 16.9 kDa class I heat shock protein 1-like, with protein MSIVRRSNVFDPFADLWADPFDTFRSIVPAISGGSSETAAFANARVDWKETPEAHVFKVDLPGVKKEEVKVEVEDGNVLVVSGERSREKEDKNDKWHRVERSSGKFVRRFRLPEDAKVEEVKAGLENGVLTVTVPKAEVKKPEVKAIELSG; from the coding sequence ATGTCGATCGTGAGGCGGAGCAACGTGTTCGACCCCTTCGCCGACCTTTGGGCGGACCCCTTCGACACCTTCCGTTCCATCGTCCCGGCGATCTCAGGCGGCAGCAGCGAGACGGCCGCGTTCGCCAACGCCCGTGTGGACTGGAAGGAGACCCCCGAGGCGCACGTCTTCAAGGTCGACCTCCCCGGCGTGAAGAAGGAGGAGGTCaaggtggaggtggaggacggcaACGTGCTCGTCGTCAGCGGCGAGCGGAGCAGGGAGAAGGAGGACAAGAACGACAAGTGGCACCGCGTGGAGCGCAGCAGCGGCAAGTTCGTGCGGCGTTTCCGGCTGCCGGAGGACGCCAAGGTGGAGGAGGTCAAGGCCGGGCTGGAGAACGGCGTGCTCACCGTCACCGTGCCCAAGGCCGAGGTCAAGAAGCCCGAGGTGAAGGCCATCGAGCTCTCCGGCTGA